The sequence GAACTCGTTGCTTGCCTCGACCTGAAGCGTCACGGCACGCCTGGCTTCTGCAACTACTACGGTGGGAAGGTGACGATCTACGACATGACCCATGACCTGCGCATCATCGAAGCGAAAACGGGTCGCGTCGTTCACCAGGAGAAGTTCGAGCTGGATAGGAAAACGCAAGGCTGCAGCTCCACGGAGAGCTTCAAGAAAGGCTCGGGCGGTTTCTATCGCGGTGCCGACTACGACAAGAAGCTGATGAGCGTGCTGCTTCCCTTGCAGCCCGAGGGCCTGGAGCTGCCAGCCGCCAAGACGTGGGAGCTCAACGCGGTCTGCTCCGGCAGCCCCGTACCACAAGCCGCTGCCTTCGATCCCAAGCGCACCGGCCGCCGGCGCGTGCATCCAGTGTATTTCCCGGATGAAAAGCAGAGCCGCGCGAGTCAGGATTTGCCCGAGGGCCTGCCGCCGCAACGGGATCAGGAGGGGAATGCCGCGGACTACGAACTCGTCGCGTGCGTCACAGGAAAGCCGCTGAAGAAGCGACGCGACTGCAAGTTCATGAACGGCAACGTGCTCGAGCTGTACGACGGCGAAGTTGAAGTCGCCGTGTACGAGGCCAAGACGGCCAAGCTCGTGGAGAAGAAGAGCTTCAAGGCCAGCTCGCCCGGGGGCTGCCCCTGGTCACACAAGTTCTGGGGTAGCCGCGACACGCACCTGAAGAAGCTGGACCCTGGCGTGCAGCGCTACGTCGACCAGCTCGAAGGCAAAGACGGATAGAGCTTCGAGACGGCCAGCGCGGACGCGCAGCGGCCGGCAAGACGGCCGCGGCACAACCGAAAACTTCGCCGGCCGCGGCGCAACCGAAAACTTCGCCGGCCGCGGCGCAACCGAAAACTTCGCCGGCCGCGGCGCAAGCGAAGACCTCGCCGGCACCCGCAGCGCCTGCCAACAAGCCGGCGCCGAAGACTCTTGACCACTGACCAGGACCGATGTTCCAAGGAGACCTCATGCATCCCACGACCCATTCCACCTTTCGTCGCCCTTTCCATGGCTTCTTGCTAGCCGCGATTGCGCTCTTCACACTCGCCGGCTGCGACACCAAGGGCACTTGCATTACTGACGAGGAAAGCAGCTTCGGGGGATTCTGCCACCTGAACTACCGGAAGAGCGAGTGCGCGTCCGTCTCAGGGAAGTTCTTCGACGAGAACAGCACCGCGGGCCTGCTGCATTGCAAGATGGCGGGGTTCGACCGCTACGTGGCCGGTGGCTCGAGCAAGTCAGCAGAACAAGCCCTCAAGGACGGCGACATGGTGACCTACGCCACGCCACTCGGCTTCAAACGCCCCGAGGCACCCGGCGTGGGCGTGCAAGTAGCGCCAGCGAAGTAGCGGGAGACGCCAGCCGCGTACGCCGCCGCAATCGTGGCCCCTGAGCGTGCGCTACGCTACAGTCGCACTGTGACGACCGCGCGCCGCCTGCACCATACGTATGCCGAGTACTTGGCCGCGCTCGAGACGAGCGGCGTCAAGCTCGAGTACTGCGATGGCGAAATCTATGCGATGGCCGGCGGAACCCCGGCGCACGCGGATCTGGCCGCGTCTGCGACGCGCCTGATCGGTAACGCATTGCTCGGGCGCTGCCGAGTCTCTTCGTCGGACCTGAAAGTGCGGATCGAAGCGACCGGCCTTTCGACGTTCCCCGACGTGACCGTCGTCTGCGGTGAACGTCTGGTTGCCGCAGTAGATCGGAACGCGGTGACGAATCCAACATTGCTGTTCGAGGTGACGAGCGATTCCACGGAAGACTACGATCGCGGCGAGAAGCTGAGCCACTACAAGCAGTGTCCGAGTGTGCAAGCGGTGCTGTTGATCTCGCACCGCCGAGCACAGATCACTTTGGTGGCGCGGACGGCCGAGGGTTGGGCTCAGACCGAACATCGCTCGGGCGAGCGAGTCGAGCTGTCGGCCCCCGAGCTGTCCCTCGACGTCGACGAGTTGTACGCAGGGATTCGCCTGGAAGACGCGGGCTGAACGCCCGCGGCACCGCAGTAAGCGAGCTACTCCGAAACTGCGACGCTCCGCTTTCCGTCGATGTTACGCTGGTAGCCGAGGTCGACCTCGATGCCCAAGGTGCGCAGCCGCGCGCAACCGGCCTCGGAAATGTAGTTGTGGTAGACGTCCAGCTTCCCCAGTGCTCGCACGCCGGCAGACGAAGCGAGCGCACTGGCTCCCTTGTCGGTCATGGTGCCGAGGGAAAGATCGAGGACGTCCAGGGTCGGCACCAATGCCGACGCCGCCGCGGCGGTCGCCACTGCGTCCGCCAGCTGCGAGTTGCGCAACCCCAGGTGCTTGAGCTTCGGGAACCGTCCTGCATCGAGCAGCGGGGTCACGTCCCGCATCGTCCCATTGCCTCCGTATCCACGGTCGCCGGTCCAGATCTCGAGATGCTCGAGGGCGGGCAGAGACGCGGCCGCAACCTGCCGCAGTACCTTGCGGTCCAGCCCGCCAGACTCGATCACGAGCCGACGAAGGTGCGTGTGGGTCAGTCGTCCCAGGCTCATCCCCTTTCCACGAACGCGAAGCTCTTCGAGCGCGGGGTAGGCCGCCAGTAACGACGACAGATCACACTGCTGTATCCAGGAAATCTCGCACTCTTCGTAGGTCATGTCCCCAAGGAACAACGCTCGAAGACCGCTGAGCTTGGGCGCGAGACGAACGAGCGCCTTCACCGCCGGCGCCGAGTCATTGCCCTGAGCCGCGCCACCCCAGTCTCCTATCAACAGCGCGCCGAGTTGTTCAGCGACCGACCGCTCGGCGAGGTTCTCGAGTAGGTCGACTATGGACTCACCCCCGTCGGACCAGTCCCAGTCGACCGCGACGCGGTACGCGGCAGTCCTCGATGAACGAAGCGCGTCCGTCGGATCGAACTGACGAACCGGCATGCCCGCGAAGAACTCCGTGTCGCGTTCGATCACCATGCATCAAGAATACTCCGTCGCAGATCGCGACAGAACAATGGCGTGTTGCATCCACGCACATTCTTCTCGTCGTTGGAGCAGCGAGTGGAACGCTTCAGATTTCTCGCGCTACTCAAGTATTTTCCCCCTAACTTCTCCGTTTCTTCCCCCTAACTTCTCCGTTTCTTCCCTCTAGCTTCCCCGCTTCCTCTCCCCAACTTCTCCACGACGCTGAGCGTCGGCGCTAGTGCTTTGGTTCCGGTGAAGGGTTCTTGCTTTTGTCGGGTCTCGCGTATCCACCACTTCCGCGTCCAGCCCCAGGGCTTGGACGCCCGACTCCGAGCCCGGCGCCTGAACCTTTTCCGCCTCCGCCCTTCCCTTTGCGGATCACGCCAATCCCGCCGAGGCCCCCCCAAGCATCTCCGTCGAGACTCCCACCATCGAAGCCCGACAGGGAAAGAAGCGACGGCGTTGCCTGACGCAGCGGTTCACTCAACGCAATCTGGGCACGGATGCTGGCGGGCGCGCGTGCGAGCAGCCGAGGCGCGAGTTGCTGAATGCAAGCGAGAACCTCGGGAACGCTGCCCTCGCTGCGATCGGCGCTCACTTTGACTTCGACCGCACCCGCCTCGAATACCCGAACGTCCAAGGAAAGCGCGGCGACATGCCGTTCCTTGCCGTAAGGCATTGCCTTCGGCAGACGCGTGCGCACAGGTTCCACGCACACGCGCACCAACGAGCGGACGTTCTGCGCTGCGGGATGTTCCCTCGTCGGCGCTTTCCGAGCGTCCTGGTTGGTGTGCTTCGGCTCGCGCAGACTTTGAAGCAAGTGGGCTTCGTCGGGTTCCGAATCGTAGCCGGCAAAGGCAGTGAAGAACCCCCCGAGCACGTTCCGCGCTTCTTCCCCTAGACGCTTCGCGTCGTCCAGGTGTCCCTCGCGTAGCGCAAGTGCCTCCAGCACGTGCACCGCTCCTCGTGAGTATTTAGGGGAGCCGAGTCTCCGGGCGGCCTCGGCCAGCGTCCGTGCCCGCTCGAGATCGTTGCGGTAGAGCGCACGGGTCGCCAACAAGCTCCAGACGGCGGCTCTCGCTTCCACTGATCCCTGGAGGCTCGCCGGGTCGCGTCCCAGACGCTCGATGCAGTCCGCTGCCAGCCTAATAGCGCCGTGCCGATCGAGTTCCTGCGACGTAGTCGAAAGCAACCCCAACATGCCGAACTCCGCGGCCTGACGCAGCGCCGCCTTTCGTTTGGCTACCGGGGTTTGCGCCTTTGGCTTGGCCTTTGGCTTCGGCTTCGGCGCCGGTGGCGCCGGTTCGGGCTGCCAATACTCGTCGAAGGCCCGCAGCGCTGCAGGCAGCGCCTTTTCGAAGTCCTGATCCACGTACCGCGCTAGCAACACCGCGTTTGCCAGCGTTCGTCGCCGCACGCTGCTTCCGGGAACGTGAGATGCCAGGGCCTGTTCGAAGCGTTCGGCCGCTTTCCGATGGTTGCCTTCGAGCCCGTCCAACAGGGCCGCGCGGAAACCGAGTTCGGCGCGCCATTCCGGCGGGGCCACGGGTTCGAGCTCCGCGATCACTTGGCGAGCCAGAGGCACGTCACTTCGAGCCCACAGGCCATGGAGCAACTCGCGACGGACGTGCCTGCCGACCTCCGTGTCGGGTCCAGCCAACTCTGCCGCTCGCTGCAGCGCGGCCATGCTGGTTTCGTGGAACGCGGGCTCCCCGTAGACGACGCTCACCGAGGGATCGAGCGCCCAGTCGCGCGCAGGTCGGAGCCGCGCGAGCACGATGCCGATCGCCGCAACGCCCTTGGGATCGTCGAGGCGTCGCTGCAATTCCTCTTCGGCGTGAAGCTTGGCCTGCGCCTCGGCTTCTAGCGCGTCCTCATGGCGCTTCTGCTCGGCAGCGAGCCTGCGTTCAAGCAGCGCTCGCTGCCTGCAGTCGTCGCACTCGAACAGCTTGTCGTTGGCAGCA comes from Polyangiaceae bacterium and encodes:
- a CDS encoding Uma2 family endonuclease, which codes for MTTARRLHHTYAEYLAALETSGVKLEYCDGEIYAMAGGTPAHADLAASATRLIGNALLGRCRVSSSDLKVRIEATGLSTFPDVTVVCGERLVAAVDRNAVTNPTLLFEVTSDSTEDYDRGEKLSHYKQCPSVQAVLLISHRRAQITLVARTAEGWAQTEHRSGERVELSAPELSLDVDELYAGIRLEDAG
- a CDS encoding STM4015 family protein; the encoded protein is MVIERDTEFFAGMPVRQFDPTDALRSSRTAAYRVAVDWDWSDGGESIVDLLENLAERSVAEQLGALLIGDWGGAAQGNDSAPAVKALVRLAPKLSGLRALFLGDMTYEECEISWIQQCDLSSLLAAYPALEELRVRGKGMSLGRLTHTHLRRLVIESGGLDRKVLRQVAAASLPALEHLEIWTGDRGYGGNGTMRDVTPLLDAGRFPKLKHLGLRNSQLADAVATAAAASALVPTLDVLDLSLGTMTDKGASALASSAGVRALGKLDVYHNYISEAGCARLRTLGIEVDLGYQRNIDGKRSVAVSE